In Trachemys scripta elegans isolate TJP31775 chromosome 13, CAS_Tse_1.0, whole genome shotgun sequence, the sequence CAAATGTCTTCTCTCAGAGGTCTGAAGGGGAGCCCCCCCCTTCTACCCCTGTCCCCCCAGCAACCCAAACAGTTGGGAAGAGCGAAACTGCTTGAGTTTAAAGACACCTGCTATGCGGAATCGTAGTCCTGGGATTGGTAGGGCAGTCTGGGGGCTGCTTTATGCTAAGCTCTTCAGGGCTCTGTCTCtttctgttttacatttaaatacaATGCTTATTTTCCAGGAGACAAAATGAGAGGGGCAGTTTACACAGGGTTGTTGAGACTCCAGAATAACAGTCCCAGGAAGGAGGGCTCTTGTTGTAAGCTATCTATGGTAGGTCTATGGGCCCATCACCTTCGTATCCGAgtgcctcacaacaccctggtgaggtagatgctattatccccatttcacaggggaggaactgaacataagaacataagaacggccagactgggtcagaccaagggtccgtctagcccagtatcctgtcttccgacagcggccagtgccaggtgtcccagggggaatgaacagaacagggactcatccagtgatccatcccctgtcgctcattcccagcttctggcaaacagaggctagggacacctagcgcttaggtcaatgtagttagggtgACGTAGTTTCCCCAGCACCATTCAGTCGGGCTCTCAGTGGGAGCTCCCTCATAATGCCCCTGTTCAGTCGGGAGCGCTCCGGGTGAGGATACGCTCCACTGGCAGAGGGAGGGTAAGGTGGACATGAAAAAACAGTCATTACTGCGGTGGCTGCAAGTCGACCCTAATGTAGGACGACTTAATActgtagcgtagacaaggcctacgTGAACACAGCACAGACACATAGGAAAAGCAGGGGCCGCATTCTATACTTACTGATGCAGCCGCTCTTTTGTTGTAGTCCCCAGGCAGCCAGAACGGAGACTTAACAGCGGCGGAGCACGTAATAAACGCAGTCACATACAGGACAGTCGCAGCCGCGTTGAATATCACTAACTAGGGAAAGAAAAGGCTGTTTTAGGACAAAGGAACCaatctctttccttttcttcctgtcACTTGTTTATCTGTCACTCTGATTTGCTCAGACttgtctgaaaaccaggcccctttcagATGTCTCAAATGGGGCACCCAAAATGACTGGTCCCTTTTGACAATGtaagctatatatacacatacacacaaaatatattAATTCATCTGGCTCCACCCCTAGCAGTACCCCCTGGTAGAGAGGAGTTTAGCAAAGATCTCTGGGTTGGACAAACCCATTCTCGTGCAGACAGGCAAGACCTGGTTTCCCCACCGCTCTCTCCTATGAATTTGCAAATGGTATCAGAAATGCCCAGCGCAAGGAGCATTGTGTTATAGCCCAGTTGGCTGCCTGTGACTTAATTAACACCACTTAAAAGTGAGCACTGCTAACTGCTTCACTTCTGATGGCCATCCCAAAAACCTCCTGCCCATGCTGCCATTCCTTTGAAAGGGTGAGAAGAAGCATTCCGTTTTGGGTAGGCCCACAGAATATGCATGCGATGTTCTCCTGATGATCCAACTATCTGAAGTGTGCTGTTTTCTTTGAACAGTAGGTGTCAGGCTGGTTGTATGCACAACTCAGATTGCTGCAAATGCATCCGGCACTTGCGCTCACCCTGCTGATTTGCAACAGCAAAGAAAGCATGCACtacatcagcagttctcaaccaggggtctgaggccccctggggggccaagagcaggtttcagggggtccaccaagcagggccggcattagactcaccggggcccaaggcagaaagccaaagccatgCCACCCTGAGCGCCGCCAcctggagctgaagccaaagcctgagcagcttagcttcatggggctccctgtggggtggggccctgggcaattgccctgtttgctaccccgtAATacaggccctggcttttatatgcagaaaaccagttgttgtgacCCAGGTGGGCCacggagtttttatagcatgttggtggggggcctcagaaagaaaaaggttgagaacccctgcactaaatCATGCCGAAAGTGTTGAAAAATCTGGTTGTAGGGTTAAAGTAATATTTATAATTGCGTCTGGACTTTTGCAGTGTGATCTGTGGAATCCCATAGACATATTGCAGCTTTGGGGGAGTTCTTAAAAACCCCATGACTCAGTGACATGGACAGAAGAAAACTAAACGGCTCGTGAAGAGAGATTTATGCATGAGGTTGGCGAACGTGACGAAGACACTGCATCACTGGTACTAACAGAACCACTCTGGAGTAAGTAGCGACTATGCAGGTAATTAACAGGACAGCATATCTTTCCCACTTCGCTTGTGGAATGGGTGTActaaagtggggggggggttgttaaaGAGTCGGAATTGTACTGGACATAAAACCCCCTGGCATTGCCCAGGGAAGCCGCCTGGCGTTCTGCAGAGAGGAGCACTCGCTCCATGCCTGATATGGGCCAGTCCAATTCACTCCTGGGCTTGGAGCTAAATGGCTCTGCAGTCCTTTTTTTACTATTGCGAGGACATGTTATTTTGCCTTTGTTAATtctggggcccgatcctgcattccttgcatcATCAACACTCCCACTCCAATTCCAGGGCGTTTTCATTATGCCAAGAATGCAGACGTGAGTTGTTAGTGGgttacttcctttgtttaaaaagccTGTCCAGACATATAAAAAGTGGAGTCAGGCCCCTCCTCTGTCAGGGCACCGTCTGTGCCTCCATGCTGGTCTCTACAGTGGTCTGGTTCCACTGGTATATTTGCCTTGATCGTGAACAGTCCATCAACTCCCACAACTAAGAGGGTTGCAACATTGAAAAAGAGTCAGGTCCCCTGCTCTTGTCTAGATTCCAGAGGTGCTGGGacatggggtgctgggggggacgggggctgttgcaccccctggcttgaaggggtCTCCATtgtatgcagggtttacagtttgggtcaatgactctcagcaccccccctgtacaaattgttccagtacgcCTACTAGATTCCTGACACGAAAGCTGGATGCAGTGTTGGTTGAAGATTAATCCCTAATAACCCACTGCCTGTTTGGGCCAAAATTCAAAGAACTACAGTAACGCTGGTGTAAACCCAGAATCATCCCAATAAAACCAGCTGAGTTATTTAATGTTTATTGAAGCATCACCAATCACAATGTGCCCTTTACTTTCCACTGTAAAAGGCTTTTTAGAAGCATAGTGAAATGTGTCTATTCCCTGCAAAACTTTATCCTTTCCTAGGCCTGGTTTAAAACTAGAAAATTTTGCAGTGGTGTAATTCAGTTGCTATAGTTTCACCAGTACAAACCATTGATAAAGATGCATTTCTGTGAGTTTAGCTTAAGTTAAACTGCTACACATGTGACTTAAACCTTTGAATGTGCAGCTCCATTGAGGTGGGATTGGTGTGACTCAATTGATTAACTTGTGCAAGTTTTCTAATATACACAAGCCCCTGTTTGGTAACTTTGAGCTGTATCCCCCTCAGTGGTATACAGGGATATAAAGCAGGtatgacttcagtgcagttgcaCCTGATTTGTATTAATGGCATTACACAAGTGTGAAACTGGCACGGGAGAGGACAGTGAAGCCCATTGTGTTTTGAAGGAAGCTGAATTTAGCATTAATTTCCATGCAAAAGTTAGAGTGCACGGAGGCCAGGTTTATACTCAGAATTTAAGTCAACCCAgttatgaaaaatccacatggtGAGCGATGGAGTTAAGCTGACCCTCAGGGTAGGCAGCCATAGGTTGACAGAAGaagtcttccatcaacctagctaccacctcttgcgGAGCTGGGTTATTAATAACACAGATGGGAGAACTCCTCCCCTCTCTATAGTGAAGGGCTAGAGTGGCACTTTTCATATGGCTTTTTAAAAGCAATGTCTCCGTAATTGATGGGTCGAGTTAAAATCAAATAACATGACAAGATACAGGTGTGTTGGATGCAGATTCTGTCGGAATcaatcttagggtacatctaatCGTCAGCCCCATGAAACCATTTAACGTGGAAGGATTTCCCCTGTGAAATACACCATTTATCTGCAGCTACAGGGGCTTACCACAACAGGCCAGGGGATCACGTAGAGTTTCAGCTGAAGTTGTAGTAGATACATCACAAACAGAATGACTGTTACCAGCCAGAAGAAGATGGCTACAAACATCACCCAGCCATATGCAGGAATGGGTTGGTAAAATGTACTGGCAATGAGAGCCCACACCAGCAAGCCGAGCACCTGTGGAACAGAAAGGAAAAAGTGGTTAATAGGAAGGAAACAAATCTTTACAATTCTTCGTTcagggagatttgccattgatgtcaatgggagcaggatccggCCCTTAGTTAATGAGCTTTGTCATTCATTGTTTGCAAGTGCTTCCTGCTTAAGTTTTGTAGATATGTATCTGGAACGTCAAGTTTACACTTTCCCTGGCTTTGCTGGAAAACTCTTTCGAGACCTCAGATGTCGTTTATTTGTTGGGATGGGGATGTTGACTCTTTAACAAAGAGATCTTTTCTCCCAACTGTTTGTTTAAGCATTGGAGTTAAATGACGTGTTAACAAAAAAGCAAACTAGACATATGGCTTTCAGCAGTCTGAACGTAGATCCCTTCCCCTCTCGATTAATCAGGTTTAACTGCTTGGTAACTGTGATATCATAATCCTGCAAGTTGTCCATAGAGTTTTGCAGGAAGACCTCAATATCTAATGTAAAAATCAAGCATGAAAGAAAACCTTATTCAAATATCACAATGAAGCTAAAATGGCACAAAACTCACAATTTATCCTCCTTTCCAGGTTCCTGTTAACATTTCTTTCAGGGGGATGGAATCTGTGGTCAGTCCTGTGGCTCGTTTTAGAGAGGATGGACTCTCCAGTGACGTGCATTGGGTTGATCTGACCCCAGCGAAGGCAGGTGGCACGATCATTGTGTGAAATCAAGTCCTGCAGTGGGCAGGGCATTTTCCCACGGTCTCTTCCCCACTTGGCTTTCTCATCACTATTTATAAACAGTGACAGTGATTACTTTAAACCTGCGGGGGTTGGCTGGGTTCTTTAATGAAAGGAGTTCCCTCCACCCCTGTAGGGCTGGCCTCCTTGCTTTTTTTCTGTCTATGACCTTGAGATTCCCTGGTGTGTGTTATTGATCAGTGTTACTCATCAGAATAATGACTAGTCATAACGGCTGATATTGACATAACACTTCATAGCCAGTGATCTCAACCTACACTCACCAAGCTGGTCCCATGCAATCATGCCCCACCTGCTCTCATTTTCCCCTCTCAATCCCTCTACCCTTCCCCATCCTCTGTCCTGGCTCTTTTCCCCAGTCTCAGCTTCACCCTAGCCTGGAACAGTCCCTCTCCCCTTAACaaccctctctctcctcctccaaatTCCTCCTTAACACCAGCTTCTTCTCCATCTCCCATCCTTCTTTTGTCTCAGCATGAGGAGtcttcacctcctccctctccttgACCTGCTGTCTTGTGCATGTGGCTTGTCTGACTTGGCTTGGCAGCTCCTTGGGGCAGTGGGTGTATCTTACAGGAACGCACCGTGTAAACACAGGGTGCattggctctggggaggggaagggtgagcCTAAGGCACTGCAGGAATCCCCTCTGAAATGCCAGGAGGCAGGCAGGAGCTTGTCTGAGAGTCTTGCACAGTAAATGGTGTGGAGCTCGGTAAGAGGGAAAAGAGGCTCGGAAGATTATGAAAACACGGGCTGTATAAGGAAAGGGCCCTGTGGTGGGGTGAGTACCTCCCACTAGCCGTGCAAAGGCTgggtgggcccaatcagctaaaTAGGCTGCAAACAGGGGAGCTTTAGACCAGAAGTAGTTGGTTGGAGagaggctcacctgtgcaggaataGGCTgggcctataaagccaggtaACAGGCCCCAGACAGGGCCGCTGAGAAAGGGCAGTTGcttcctgggaagagggagggtgtttgggggctgcagggagctagtctgcagctcctccctgggaggaggagctggtgcaccccagagagagaaggggaaccagAGTGTAGGACGCAGCGCAGAGAAGGGGCcgtgagggcagagagaggaaagcccagaaccgctgagctgagggtccctggactggaacccggagAAGAAGGTGGACCCGGTTTCCCCTACCAGCTACCGAGGGCATGGCCTAGACCGGAGGCAGcaaatgggaagactgcctaggactgctgATGGACTGTACCCCGGAAGGGGGGCAAACTGAGTGACCTTGCTGGAGGGCTAAGTCATGGAGTGAGAGAGGAGCTACAGACCAGAGGGATGGCAGGCAAACCGCGGAAGGGGGCGTCTACCTTGAGCTAATCCCctgagtgaccaggaggaggcgccagacCAGCAGTGAGTGGAGCAGGCCCTCAGACAAATCACTCTTTACATGGGCTTCCCCACACCCTGCCTCCCCACCGTAAGAGAGCAGGCCAGGATCATTCCCCTGGGGGCGGAGAGGGCTGAGACCTTACCTGTGCCAGGCAGTGATGTACTGCCTGAATCTGCATGGTTTATAAGCAAAGGGTGAACTGGCTTATATGTGTCTATGGCTGGGGCTACACCTGTCTAACTAGAACTGCGTTTCAAGTCAATTTAGCTAAAACCGGTGCAACTTTTTCTGAGGCTTGGGTCTGCTTGGGAATTGGCCTAAAACGAGGAAGGGGCCGGGCGATCTCCGCTCAGCCTTTATTCCCAGAGCGATGTCTGCCTAGATGCTGCGGCGAAAGGCGCATTAGAAATGCAGAAGGGAAGGAATCGTGGGTCCTTGGCagaaagctgggggtggggtgaggggctgaAGGTGACGCTGGCTGAGAAAACACCCCTGTCTGTAGTTACGTCTTGGGAGAAACCGACTCTTTCCTTACCTAGTGATGCCACAGCCGCATGGCAGGCGCCATTGGTGCAGCATCACTGTGTTCATACAGCCGGGCCCTAGGGGTTTCCATCACACCATTGGGAACATTGTGTTTGTCATTTTGTCTGTTCCTGCAGCCTTCGCTTATTGCAGCCTGGTTCCCTTCTAGATCTTTTCTCTCGTCATGGCGGCTGCTTTCCCTttgccatggccccgcccccaaGGTCCCTACAGCTCCTTTGCCGCCCTTTGGTTGGGGGGGAAGCTGGAAAGATGTACCAGAATCAGGTTACAGACTCATTTGGAAGGGGGGATGAAAGGATGAGTCTGCCGGGGCCTTTGCAAACACATCTCTCAACCTCAAAGGTGCAACCCCATGGGGGAGGTTGGGGAGAGGGGTCATAGGAGGGACAAAAATGCATCTGTTGCAACCTGGCTGATGGAAAAAtcctgggggggggaaagggggtgttCTCTTAATCCCCAAATGCCTGGTGATTAATTACCATTATTAGTCACTCCAGGCCTCCGTGAAATATGAGGAATGAACAGCTAAAACTTTGTGTCACTGGGAGCTAAGCCATCGATTTGCCAGAAGTCCGAGGGCCTCCCCTCTCTTACTGATTTCAACAAGACACGGGTTTGGCCAGTGTGCGGTTCAGGTGTCACCGGTTTAGCCCAAATAATGAACACCCAAGCGTCTGCCTAATGGAAATCACTGCTTGGCTGAGTGTGTCTGCACTCGACACCCTGCAGGGGCCCGGAAGACACCCTGCAGGGGCCATGTaattagagttgccaactttctaatcgcacaaaaccgaacaccctagcccagccccttccctgaggccctgccccttcgctgaggccacaccccctacTCCGGcccctccctgaggccctgccccccgctcactacattccccctccctcggtggctccctctcctccacccacacTGACTTTCACTTGGCAGGGGTggcgggttggggtgtggaagaggggtgagggctctaactgggagtgtgggctctggggtggggtcagaaatgaggggttcagggtacgggagggtgctctgggctggggcaggggggtaagggctctggggtggggctggggatgagagattcagggtgtgggagggggcactggggtagggggttggggtgtgggagggggtgagggctctggtgtggggctggggaggagggggctcagggttggggcttggggtgcaggcttagcTCCGGTGGCCCCCGGGTGCAGTGGGGGGGACAAGGCCGGATTCCTGCCTGGCCTGACTGCACTgtaccccggaagcggccagcagcaggtccagctcctaggccgAGGCGCAACAGGCAGCCCTGTGTGCTGCTCTCACCCACAgccaccgcccctgcagctcccattgaccgcagttccctgccaatgggagtgcggagccggtgctcagggcgggggcagcgcacagagccctgtggggccctccccaccccctgcctagGAACTGGACTTGCTGGCCACTTCTAGGGCGCAGCGCAGAGCCacaacaggtaggaactagcctgccttcgctccgcagcactgctgaccggacttCTAATGCcccagttggcagtgctgaccggagccaccagggtcccttccCAGTCGAGAACCAGACACCCGGTCACCCTACACGTAATAGACACTGCAGGCTGCACTCGACCCAGACCTGCCTTGATGAGTAACCACAGCAGGAATGAACAATACATACAGCAAAGCCCACGACAATAAAACAGCCTGTTGGAAGCCAGAGGGGGGGCTGGAGAGTGTGCCCAGGATAGGGAGATagtattgtctagtggttag encodes:
- the PLLP gene encoding plasmolipin; protein product: MAEFPAKVRTQTSTPAGAHGPLPALRSLALDLGFLRSFLGLLMIVELVLGLLVWALIASTFYQPIPAYGWVMFVAIFFWLVTVILFVMYLLQLQLKLYVIPWPVVLVIFNAAATVLYVTAFITCSAAVKSPFWLPGDYNKRAAASFFACVVMIAYGASTFFSFQAWKGFGSNAATSQVPN